A stretch of the Malus domestica chromosome 08, GDT2T_hap1 genome encodes the following:
- the LOC103440204 gene encoding protein ALTERED PHOSPHATE STARVATION RESPONSE 1-like, whose product MGCAASKLEDLPAVALCRDRCMYLEEALSQAPVLADAHVAYLASLRTLGPALHRFFHDIPAGNEPPPPPESDSHLQFPSDSESESKEDHTVKKLGETPTPVSEHDQYFREGEGETYKNSGSRLTSEPRPPPPPPPSSAWDFLNLFDAYEREIYLAPFYSCTNLDLEEAAHSPALAADKIKVGNCGGNNDINVKHNTKNIGDDQEEESRSGKSKTTHMATSTATPPSVSVSAPVREETEAMRELNLLFDRASESGNQVLLSLQSHHHTISLDQEYGFDDREGLVMSSQNLSYTLKTLFLWEKKLYHEVKAEERLRITHEKKSRMLKHLEHGKGNTTSAAEAPKLNSLRSAVRDLLTKMKIAIQIVDRISITINKLRDEELWPQIIKFINRLLDMWKAMVECHKSQYRAMVEAKGLDGVAISNAKLSGAHDAETAIRLKLELQNWNVCFSNWIVAQKVYVKALNGWVQRCLLHEPNVADQELTADEDIGAPPIFVICNEWSQAMDRLSDEEVVEAIGGFTSSIHTLLMEGNNDNVEMVQQRMVAENKDVARKVKFLEAEEGKEQNILHKLMRGRGGKKNVASSSLRAGEDESHGERVQQQSRSDRNINLVWDLKQTLMAMEKFTANSLQAYNEIHAHIELQEVSCRQSG is encoded by the exons ATGGGTTGCGCCGCCTCAAAGTTGGAGGATCTTCCGGCTGTGGCATTGTGCCGAGACCGGTGCATGTACCTGGAGGAAGCTCTCAGCCAAGCCCCAGTTCTGGCTGATGCCCACGTCGCTTACTTGGCCTCCCTCAGGACCCTTGGCCCCGCTCTCCACCGTTTTTTCCATGACATTCCTGCAGGAAATGAACCGCCTCCGCCACCAGAATCAGACTCGCACCTCCAATTCCCTTCCGACTCCGAATCCGAATCCAAGGAGGACCACACCGTTAAAAAGTTGGGTGAAACGCCGACACCCGTTTCGGAGCATGATCAATATTTCAGGGAAGGGGAGGGGGAGACCTACAAAAATTCAGGCAGCCGACTGACTTCCGAACCCCGTCCTCCGCCACCGCCTCCGCCCAGCTCCGCTTGGGATTTCCTTAATCTGTTTGATGCCTACGAGAGGGAGATTTACCTAGCACCATTTTATTCTTGCACTAATTTGGATCTCGAAGAAGCTGCTCATTCTCCTGCACTTGCTGCTGACAAAATCAAAGTCGGTAATTGTGGCGGCAATAACGATATCAATGTTAAACACAACACTAAAAATATTGGAGATGATCAGGAAGAGGAGAGTAGGTCAGGGAAGAGTAAGACGACTCATATGGCGACGTCGACGGCAACTCCTCCGTCTGTCTCTGTCTCGGCCCCAGTCCGAGAAGAAACAGAGGCGATGCGGGAGCTTAATCTTCTATTTGACAGGGCCTCTGAGTCCGggaatcaagttttattgtcgCTACAGTCTCATCATCACACAATTTCTCTTGATCAGG AGTATGGATTTGATGACCGTGAAGGCTTGGTGATGAGTTCACAAAACCTTTCTTACACTCTGAAGACGCTTTTCCTGTGGGAAAAGAAACTTTACCATGAAGTCAAG gcTGAGGAAAGATTGCGCATTACCCACGAGAAGAAGAGTAGAATGCTGAAACATTTAGAACATGGCAAGGGTAATACTACCAGTGCTGCTGAGGCTCCCAAACTCAACTCCCTTCGCAGTGCAGTCCGCGatcttttaacaaaaatgaaaattgcaATTCAGATTGTTGACAGAATATCAATTACCATCAACAAGTTGAGGGACGAGGAGCTATGGCCGCAGATTATCAAATTCATCAACAG GTTACTCGACATGTGGAAAGCTATGGTAGAATGTCACAAGAGTCAGTACCGAGCAATGGTGGAAGCCAAGGGTTTAGATGGCGTTGCAATATCCAATGCAAAGTTGAGCGGCGCACATGATGCTGAAACTGCAATTCGACTCAAGTTAGAGCTTCAAAACTGGAATGTGTGCTTCTCCAATTGGATTGTCGCCCAAAAGGTGTATGTAAAAGCATTAAACGGATGGGTTCAGAGATGTCTTCTACACGAACCAAATGTAGCCGATCAAGAATTAACAGCAGACGAGGATATTGGAGCACCGCCCATTTTTGTGATATGTAATGAGTGGTCACAAGCTATGGATAGACTCTCAGACGAGGAAGTTGTTGAAGCCATCGGGGGATTCACAAGCAGTATACATACGCTTTTAATGGAAGGCAACAATGATAATGTagaaatggtgcagcaaaggatggtagCTGAAAACAAAGATGTAGCAAGGAAAGTAAAGTTTTTGGAGGCAGAGGAGGGGAAGGAACAGAATATACTGCATAAGCTGATGCGCGGTAGAGGAGGAAAAAAGAACGTTGCTTCGAGTAGTTTGCGAGCAGGAGAAGATGAGTCGCACGGAGAGAGAGTGCAGCAACAGAGTCGGAGTGACAGGAATATTAATCTAGTGTGGGATTTGAAGCAGACATTGATGGCGATGGAGAAATTCACCGCAAACTCATTGCAAGCATACAATGAGATTCATGCACACATTGAACTACAAGAAGTCAGCTGCAGGCAATCCGGATGA
- the LOC103410415 gene encoding uncharacterized protein: MVKWTTLLPENRMTVYFSRWFSDLDWRRLLLLIPPLSLILFLSLSSFSSSSSFFSPTNIPFAPIRSIFRGGRAFQFQVPSNNFNSTPIALPPNQNQDRTQSLIKKKEDELDRSRIAVCLVGGARRFELTGPSILDKILNKYSNSDLFLHSPVDPNAFKFSLLKSAPRIAAVKIFHPKPMPETEFQLRVLTAQNSPNGIQGLLQYFNLVEGCLTMIQAYQKQNNFTYDWIVRTRVDGYWNAPLHPKYFVPGRYLVPPGSSYGGLNDRFGVGDLNTSTVALSRLSLLPQLDAAGFHQLNSETAFKAQLTTQGVPYVTKRLPFCIVTDRQYEFPPHRFGVPVASLSSPGPLSGAKCRPCKPVCRGPCVADVMLSLYKGWSWTHWANGTLELCDAHEAWEKNWESKFDRVAGKKLAAERKRVAGITTEQCIHDFNQLKNRTANWDAPPAEQICSH, from the exons ATGGTGAAGTGGACAACCCTCCTCCCTGAAAACAGGATGACCGTCTATTTCTCCAGATGGTTTTCCGATCTCGATTGGCGCCGGCTGCTCTTACTCATCCCTCCCCTATCTCTCATACTCTTCCTCTCACTCTcctccttctcttcttcttcttcttttttctctcccACCAACATCCCTTTTGCTCCCATCCGATCCATCTTTCGCGGCGGCCGCGCCTTCCAGTTCCAGGTGCCGTCCAACAACTTCAATTCAACGCCAATTGCTTTGCCTCCAAACCAAAATCAAGATCGGACCCAGTCGTTGATCAAGAAGAAGGAGGATGAATTGGATCGCTCCAGAATCGCCGTCTGCTTGGTAGGTGGGGCCCGGAGGTTCGAGCTCACGGGGCCGTCCATCCTCGACAAGATTCTCAACAAATATTCCAACTCCGATCTTTTCTTGCACAGTCCTGTGGACCCCAACGCCTTCAAGTTCTCGCTCCTCAAATCGGCGCCAAGGATCGCCGCCGTCAAAATCTTCCACCCCAAACCAATGCCCGAGACTGAGTTCCAGCTCCGAGTCCTAACCGCCCAGAACTCGCCCAATGGCATCCAG GGTCTGTTGCAATATTTCAACCTGGTGGAAGGTTGCCTAACTATGATCCAAGCTTACCAAAAACAGAACAACTTCACCTACGACTGGATTGTCCGAACCCGAGTTGACGGCTACTGGAACGCCCCCCTCCACCCCAAATACTTCGTGCCCGGACGCTACCTGGTCCCACCAGGCTCCAGCTATGGCGGACTCAACGACCGCTTTGGAGTTGGCGACCTCAACACCTCCACTGTCGCCCTCTCCCGCCTCTCCCTCCTTCCCCAGCTCGACGCAGCCGGATTCCACCAACTTAACTCCGAAACCGCCTTCAAGGCCCAACTCACCACCCAAGGGGTACCTTACGTCACTAAACGACTCCCCTTTTGTATCGTAACAGACCGCCAGTACGAGTTCCCGCCACACCGCTTTGGAGTGCCGGTGGCGTCCTTGTCAAGCCCAGGGCCATTGAGCGGGGCCAAGTGCAGGCCTTGCAAGCCTGTGTGCCGAGGCCCGTGCGTGGCAGACGTGATGTTGAGCCTCTACAAAGGGTGGAGCTGGACCCACTGGGCCAACGGCACCCTTGAGCTCTGTGATGCCCATGAAGCTTGGGAAAAGAATTGGGAGAGCAAATTTGACCGAGTTGCTGGGAAGAAACTCGCTGCCGAGCGAAAGCGAGTTGCAGGCATAACGACAGAGCAATGCATTCATGATTTCAACCAACTGAAGAACCGAACTGCCAACTGGGACGCACCGCCGGCGGAACAGATTTGTAGCCACTGA
- the LOC103440202 gene encoding ATP-dependent zinc metalloprotease FTSH, chloroplastic, with translation MASTTNPLLFSNFFGATTVLHSPPTPKTTSKSNSSLPIPLPFFSKRKLFATKNIFNSQPDSEPLKSAASQATLAALLFSSLTPQALAIDNTPTPTPPPVLQPQPSKSNAASPFSQNLLLNAPKPQSQVATDLPEGSQWRYSEFLNAVKKGKVERVRFMKDGSALQLTAVDGRRASVVVPNDPDLIDILAMNGVDISVSEGDSGGGLFNIIGNLLFPILAFAGLFLLFRRAGGGPGGPGGLGGPMDFGRSKSKFQEVPETGVTFADVAGADQAKLELQEVVDFLKNPDKYTALGAKIPKGCLLVGPPGTGKTLLARAVAGEAGTPFFSCAASEFVELFVGVGASRVRDLFEKAKSKAPCIVFIDEIDAVGRQRGAGMGGGNDEREQTINQLLTEMDGFSGNSGVIVLAATNRPDVLDSALLRPGRFDRQVTVDRPDVAGRVKILQVHSRGKALAKDVDFDKIARRTPGFTGADLQNLMNEAAILAARRDLKEISKDEISDALERIIAGPEKKNAVVSEDKKKLVAYHEAGHALVGALMPEYDPVAKISIIPRGQAGGLTFFAPSEERLESGLYSRSYLENQMAVALGGRVAEEVIFGQENVTTGASSDFMQVSRVARQMVERFGFSKKIGQVAIGASGGNPFLGQQMSSQKDYSMATADVVDAEVRELVETAYSRAKDIVTTHIDILHTLAQLLMEKETVDGEEFMSLFIDGKAELYVA, from the exons ATGGCTTCCACCACCAACCCTTTGCTCTTTTCCAACTTCTTCGGAGCCACCACAGTCCTCCACTCTCCGCCCACACCTAAAACCACCTCCAAATCCAACTCATCCCTCCCAATTCCCCTGCCCTTCTTCTCCAAGCGAAAGCTTTTCGCCACCAAAAACATCTTCAACTCTCAACCCGATTCGGAGCCGTTAAAATCCGCAGCTTCCCAAGCCACTTTAGCCGCCCTGCTCTTCTCCTCACTCACCCCACAAGCCCTAGCCATAGACAACACCCCCACTCCCACGCCGCCACCCGTACTCCAACCCCAGCCTTCCAAATCCAACGCCGCCTCTCCTTTCTCCCAAAACCTCCTCCTCAACGCCCCTAAGCCCCAATCCCAGGTCGCCACTGACCTCCCCGAAGGCAGCCAATGGCGCTACAGCGAGTTCCTCAACGCCGTCAAGAAGGGCAAAGTCGAGAGAGTCAGGTTCATGAAAGACGGTTCTGCCCTTCAGCTCACTGCCGTCGATGGCCGCCGCGCCTCTGTCGTTGTCCCCAACGACCCTGACCTCATCGACATTTTGGCCATGAACGGCGTCGATATTTCCGTCTCCGAAGGCGATTCGGGAGGTGGGCTGTTCAATATCATCGGCAATTTGTTGTTCCCAATCTTGGCCTTTGCCGGATTGTTCCTCCTCTTCCGGCGTGCTGGAGGAGGCCCAGGAGGGCCGGGCGGCCTGGGCGGGCCCATGGATTTCGGAAGGTCCAAGTCCAAATTCCAAGAAGTTCCGGAAACGGGGGTGACTTTCGCCGATGTAGCTGGAGCTGACCAAGCAAAATTGGAGCTGCAGGAGGTGGTGGATTTCTTGAAGAACCCAGACAAGTACACCGCCCTCGGCGCCAAAATCCCAAAAGGATGTCTTTTGGTGGGCCCACCTGGTACCGGGAAGACCCTTCTGGCTCGCGCTGTGGCCGGCGAGGCTGGGACGCCGTTTTTCTCGTGCGCGGCTTCCGAGTTCGTGGAGTTGTTTGTGGGAGTGGGGGCGTCGAGAGTACGGGACTTGTTCGAGAAGGCCAAGTCGAAAGCGCCGTGCATTGTGTTCATTGATGAGATAGATGCGGTGGGGAGGCAGAGAGGCGCGGGAATGGGCGGCGGGAATGATGAGAGGGAGCAAACTATTAATCAGCTGCTGACGGAGATGGATGGGTTTTCTGGTAATTCCGGTGTGATAGTTTTGGCGGCAACCAACAGGCCGGATGTTCTCGATTCGGCATTGTTGAGGCCCGGGAGGTTTGACCGACAGGTGACCGTCGACAGGCCTGATGTTGCTGGCAGAGTTAAaatcctgcag GTGCATTCCAGAGGGAAGGCGCTTGCAAAGGATGTGGACTTTGACAAAATTGCAAGGAGAACACCTGGTTTCACAGGGGCTGATCTGCAGAACCTGATGAATGAGGCTGCCATTCTCGCAGCCAGACGTGATCTCAAAGAAATAAGTAAAGACGAGATCTCCGATGCTCTGGAGCGGATCATTGCAGGACCCGAGAAGAAAAATGCTGTTGTCTCAGAGGATAAGAAGAAATTAGTCGCCTACCATG AGGCGGGGCATGCTCTTGTTGGTGCATTGATGCCGGAATACGATCCTGTTGCTAAGATATCCATCATTCCTCGTGGCCAAGCCGGCGGTCTAACATTCTTTGCTCCCAGTGAAGAGAGACTCGAGTCTGGACTATACAGTAGAAGCTACCTGGAGAATCAAATGGCTGTTGCCCTCGGTGGAAG AGTTGCCGAAGAAGTTATCTTTGGTCAGGAGAATGTGACAACAGGGGCTTCTAGTGATTTCATGCAAGTGTCAAGGGTGGCAAGGCAGATGGTTGAGAGATTTGGGTTCAGCAAAAAGATTGGACAAGTCGCGATCGGTGCTTCTGGTGGCAATCCCTTCTTAGGGCAACAG ATGTCGTCCCAAAAAGACTACTCCATGGCAACTGCTGATGTGGTGGATGCAGAGGTAAGGGAATTGGTAGAGACAGCTTATTCAAGGGCCAAGGATATCGTCACAACTCACATCGATATCCTCCACACGCTTGCCCAGCTCCTCATGGAGAAGGAAACTGTTGACGGTGAAGAGTTCATGAGCCTCTTTATTGATGGAAAGGCTGAGCTATATGTCGCTTAG
- the LOC103440206 gene encoding uncharacterized protein, translating to MVGVFRRSLSFPNKINPSNIPNNRNHRPSKVRPPLSRHTRSISLPTGPHPFISHLKEHIASLQSFKYSYSTTNSSSSSSAPFSDWLCEGLTRLKDLHHCLDDTLRLPQTQESLRRLKGCCSVDNLLDQFLRFADIYGIFRTSVLALKQDHSAAQVALRKRNDSQVALYVKARKRMAKEMIKLVNALRSIARPAPAAATPFEYVGDDISYYNVDHELAGVMSEVVQVTVAVSLALFTGVAADISFGGPTISSSKSTVTSSMRATWMGIFNIKATLDNQLCTDRHENPVRVSNNIGVGSLRNLKKKGDEEVKTTLKKMQELEASMAGIETCSETVFRSLINARVSLLNTLTLL from the coding sequence ATGGTAGGCGTTTTCCGGCGGTCTCTCTCTTTCCCAAACAAAATAAACCCAAGCAATATTCCAAATAACCGTAACCACCGTCCATCAAAAGTCCGACCGCCGTTGTCTCGTCACACCAGATCCATCAGTCTTCCAACCGGACCCCACCCCTTCATTTCCCACCTCAAAGAACACATAGCCAGCCTTCAATCCTTCAAATATTCCTATTCCACCACCaactcctcctcttcctcctcagcCCCCTTCTCCGATTGGCTATGCGAAGGCTTGACCCGCCTCAAAGACTTGCACCACTGCCTCGATGACACTCTCCGCCTTCCCCAAACCCAAGAATCCCTCCGCCGTCTCAAAGGCTGCTGCTCCGTCGATAACCTTCTCGACCAATTCCTCCGTTTTGCCGACATCTACGGAATATTCCGCACCTCCGTTTTGGCTCTCAAACAGGATCACTCCGCTGCTCAAGTGGCTTTGAGGAAGAGAAACGACTCCCAGGTAGCATTGTACGTCAAAGCTAGAAAGAGAATGGCCAAGGAAATGATAAAGCTAGTCAACGCACTTCGTTCCATCGCACGGCCAGCACCGGCCGCGGCCACGCCGTTCGAGTACGTTGGCGACGATATTAGTTACTATAACGTTGACCATGAGCTGGCGGGTGTTATGAGCGAGGTCGTTCAAGTGACGGTCGCGGTGTCTCTTGCACTTTTTACTGGAGTCGCGGCAGACATATCATTCGGCGGGCCCACAATATCATCATCCAAATCGACTGTCACGTCGTCAATGCGGGCAACGTGGATGGGAATATTCAACATCAAGGCAACGTTAGATAATCAATTATGTACTGATCGTCACGAAAACCCAGTACGAGTTAGTAATAATATCGGAGTTGGGAGCTTGCGTAACTTGAAAAAgaaaggagatgaagaagtcaaaacaacattaaagaaGATGCAGGAATTGGAGGCGTCCATGGCTGGGATTGAAACTTGCTCCGAAACAGTTTTCAGGAGTTTAATCAACGCTAGGGTTTCACTGCTCAACACTCTCACCCTACTCTAA
- the LOC103440203 gene encoding serine/threonine-protein kinase BSK1-like produces MGCCESSFIHARQHQHHPLNTFSSTATATTATTNRVPQPSNGGTDAAGAGAVPGFSEFSLADLKSATNNFSSDFIVSESGEKAPNVVYKGRLQNQNNRRWIAVKKFSKLAWPDPKQFADEAWGVGKLRHKRLANLIGYCCDGDERLLVAEYMPNDTLAKHLFHWENQTIEWAMRLRVALNIAEALNYCSSEGRPLYHDLNAYRVLFDENGDPRLSCFGLMKNSRDGKSYSTNLAYTPPEYLRNGRVTPESVIFSFGTVLLDLLSGKHIPPGHALDMIRGKNILLLMDSHLEGKFSTEEATVVFDLASRCLQYEPRERPNIKDLVATVAPLQNKPDVPSYVMLGIPKHEEAPPTPQHPLSAMGDACSRMDLTAIHQILLMTHYKDDEGSNELSFQEWTQQMKDMLEARKRGDLAFRDKDFRSAINCYSQFIDVGTMVSPTVYARRSLCYLLCDQPDAALRDAMQAQCVYPDWSTAFYMQAVALAKLDMHKDAADMLNEAAALEEKRHRGGR; encoded by the exons ATGGGGTGCTGCGAGTCGTCTTTTATACATGCACGCCAACACCAGCACCACCCCTTGAACACCTTCAGctccaccgccaccgccaccaccgCAACCACCAACCGCGTTCCTCAACCGTCCAACGGTGGAACCGATGCCGCCGGAGCTGGAGCAGTGCCGGGATTTTCGGAATTCTCGCTGGCCGACTTGAAAAGCGCCACAAATAACTTCAGCTCCGACTTCATCGTCTCCGAGAGCGGCGAGAAAGCCCCCAATGTCGTCTACAAGGGACGCCTCCAGAACCAAAATAACCGTCGTTGGATTGCCGTCAAGAAATTTTCCAAATTGGCCTGGCCTGACCCCAAGCAATTCGCC GATGAAGCTTGGGGCGTTGGGAAGCTGAGGCACAAAAGGCTTGCCAATTTGATAGGGTATTGCTGCGACGGCGACGAGAGGCTGCTGGTGGCGGAGTACATGCCTAATGATACCCTTGCCAAACATCTATTCCACT GGGAGAATCAGACCATTGAGTGGGCTATGCGACTAAGAGTTGCTCTGAACATTGCCGAAGCATTGAATTACTGCAGTAGTGAAGGCCGCCCATTGTACCACGACTTAAATGCATATAGGGTTCTCTTTGATGAG AATGGCGATCCTCGGCTTTCATGTTTTGGATTGATGAAAAACAGCAGGGATGGAAAAAGTTACAGCACTAATCTTGCGTACACACCTCCTGAATATCTAAGAAATG GAAGGGTGACTCCAGAAAGTGTTATCTTCAGCTTTGGGACTGTCCTTTTGGATCTTCTAAGTGGAAAACACATCCCTCCTGGTCAT GCTCTTGATATGATTCGGGGCAAAAAcattcttctcttaatggattCACATCTGGAGGGAAAATTTTCAACTGAAGAAGCAACTGTGGTTTTTGATCTTGCCTCACGATGTTTGCAATATGAACCTAGGGAGCGACCAAATATCAAAGACCTTGTTGCAACAGTTGCTCCATTGCAAAATAAACCTGAT GTTCCTTCTTATGTGATGCTGGGAATTCCTAAGCACGAGGAAGCACCTCCGACTCCACAACATCCTCTTTCTGCCATGGGTGATGCCTGTTCAAGGATGGACCTTACGGCCATCCATCAGATTTTGTTAATGACACACTACAAAGATGATGAAGGAAGCAATGAG TTGTCTTTCCAAGAATGGACTCAGCAAATGAAAGATATGTTGGAGGCAAGAAAACGTGGGGACTTGGCATTTCGTGACAAAGATTTTAGATCTGCAATTAACTGCTATTCCCAG TTCATAGATGTTGGGACTATGGTTTCCCCCACGGTGTATGCAAGAAGAAGTCTATGTTATCTCCTCTGTGATCAGCCAGATGCTGCCCTCCGAGATGCAATGCAAGCACAATGTGTCTACCCTGACTGGTCCACTGCATTTTACATGCAGGCGGTTGCTCTTGCCAAGCTAGATATGCACAAGGATGCAGCCGACATGCTGAATGAGGCTGCTGCCCTCGAAGAAAAAAGACATCGGGGAGGCAGATGA